TAATGGTAACTGGAATTCCAGGTTTCCCTCTCTGGGTAGGCAAAATTTCCCTGCAGAACAGGCAGATCCTAGAACAGCTCGGTGCAGACTGAGCCATGTGACGTTCTCTTGAGCTCACTGGCTTCTTGCTCGTGATCTGTATTTGCAGCTTGGACTGCAATTTGGTTTAGAGAATTAGATTACCCTAGTGTCTGTATGCTTTTATAGCAATTGAGACAGCAAATGTTTAcatcaatattttaataacagtTCTAGCAAAAGCAGGATATCTGCCTACTTCATTCCCTTCAAATGTTTCCTGAATGCCTAAGCATGGCAGTCTGAAAGTCTCTGGAAACACATGACTAGTCTGCACTGCCTAAGGTGTCAGAAGAGCAACACAAAGCCAGAAGAGATTTTTGGTGCTACCTTGCATGTTGAGTGGAAAAGCTCCTGTGAAGAAAATGGGCTGAAAGGCGGGCACAGGTCCCGTGCAGGAGCTGTTCCCTTGCTGGGGTGGGGACTGGTTGGATCCTGCCGACGAAGAGGGACTTCTGCCCCAAGACACCGACCCCTGGTAAACAGGAGCTCTCTGGAGGACAGGACTTGGGTGTGATGGCCCAGCAGACCCTCGAGACAGGGGTGGGATGTCCCTGTTGGAAGGTGCCTCAGGAGCAGCGTTCCCAGGCTGTAATGGTGCTCGTGCTTGTCCGCAGGTGTCCAAGTCAGGTATAGATGGAGAGTTGGTGTCTTGTGGTTCCAAGTGTGAGAGATTCCCATTCAGGGTAGGATCTGGAATGCTGGTACTCAAGGTGTTGTAAACATATGGGAAAGGTGGGTTAGCCAGGTAATTGGGGATGATTGGCAGATTTGAATCTTGCTTTAAGTCTGGAAGTTCATCTTCCACtgtaaaacaaaccaaacaacattCTCCGAGactggttggttttttgttttgtttttgggtttttttggggttttttttgtttggttgggtgtttgtttgtttgtttgttgagAATGCAGTGTTAAAAGCATCACGGGTTAAAAGATGCATCAGGAAGCaccatgtctttttttcctacaataaACAGAATGCTCAGGTGTTGCCATACAAATATAAAAGCTGAGTCTGATTCTAATAATTCTGAGAGCGCTAATTCCTTCTAAACACTGCAGTACTTCTGTTTTGGCTTGTTTTAATCTGTAGCAGAATATTGTAACATGGTCTCTGGTGGAATAATGCTGTCATCTTCAAGATGTAGCAGGCAACAAAAAACAAAGGGTCGTATGTTGTTTGATATTAAGGTAGAGGATAAAGGGAAGGGAACATGCAGTactgggagagctgcagcatTACCCATTCAACAGCTGGAAGAGacaacaatgaaaacaaaaccagacacGGGAGTACACAGGAGAGACAAGAGGTTGTTAATCAGCCACATTTCAAATTACCTATTACCTCTAACAGCAAAACCTGCTCTGTTCCAGCAGTTACAAAACATTATAGAGATGCTCGACCAATGTCCTTTAATGAGCCATTTATCTGGGCTGGCAATTTTTGATGTATCCAACAGAGAACATGAGGACAATCAGGTGTTGGTCATTGAAGAGCTTCCTACAAATTCGagagatttttctcctgctgtcctTCTGAAAACTGGAAACTGCATCTACCTGGCACACAGCATTCCTCAAAAtatagttttttttaatttacagtctTTTGAAAAAAGTTTGGCTAGCTGGGTATGGAATTTATTGGTAATCCCCTTTActtaaaactttgttttcttacCATGTAAACACTCTAGAAAGCAAGTTCTAATACTAAAATCCAAACACAGTATCTTCACGTGCAAAACAAAGATTGAAGTGCACATGCTTTGAACACCCTTTTACCAATCTTTGATGATCATATGGCACAATCACTATAGGTTACCTCCCAACATCTTCCTGATCTCTCTCTTGGATGTTAACTGGGCTGGCCTCTCCCCTTTCTTTGTCAGGATGTCCTTGTCAGCCCCAGCGTGCAGCAGATAAGCCACGACCGCCACATGGTTCCGCTTGCAGGCCCAGTGCAAACAGGTCCTGCACATGGAAAACATGAATGTTGTGTCAAATCCTGAGTTATGGCGGATTTGTTTCTATTCATTCTTGCTGCGTATGAGAAGAACACTCTGTGTACATGTAAAATAAGTGTGAGTTACAAACTTCATTGGAAATTTGCCCTGGACTGGGAGTCTGCAATGGCACCTGCTGAggttgttttctctttgctccAATGCTCTTTACTGCAGtagtatttttaaagttcagGATCTTTTCAATTTATCATTTCTTAGGCTACAGTCTTTAGGCTACTGGAAAAATAAGTATGAAAGTAAGGTTTGTGTATGATATTTTAGTCTTTGAAAGAATCATCTGTACTTAGAATACTTGTGTTTGTGTATATGTGATCTATTACAGGTATCTCCCTAGGATATGTACTCTTTAATTAATGCTGCCAGCACAAGTACTTGCACTTTCTGGCAagtaaattatgtttaaaatattgtaaGCATCGTTTCTAAGAACAGTTCTTTGCCCAGTTGCCATTTGCTGCATCAGTAATTACTCAGCTTAGATCTGCAGACAACTAATTTTCTGCAATCTATAAGTGATGCACAGAAGTAAtcccttttctgtattttcaaattatttgcaGTTTCTGACTAGAGAAACATATTAAGGAAACATAAAAGCTGCTTAGTGCTCAGATCTTATTTAGTGTGTGTATTAAGTACTTACAGAATCACACATTAACTTGCTATAGAGTTGTACCATTCTTTCCTACCCCATGTTCTAGTGATATTTGACCCTTCTctagcttttatattttattttaattctctaGCTCCAACTGAAGgaaattcttcaggaaaattaaCATGCTCAACCCTTCTccaagtttatttatttatttgttaagaattatataaaataaagcagagatAAATAAacttagaagggaaaaaactttCAGTTGAAAGTCCAGcttcaaaaagctttttccaCTTCgggtggtttggtttggtgggttttttttacagaaagactGCAAAGTCAGACAGGGTGGTATTTGCATTGAGAACAAAATTTGCTGGTTTAGTTTTTAGAGAAGATATGTAAAGCTCAACAGCACAGCCTCATTTTGGGATTCATCCTGGCCATTCCACATGGCCTGTGCAGAGAGGAACCATCTACCCATGGACCTGATACACACCAAAATATAAGTACTCAGCACCTCTAAGAATCACACATACTAAGAAGCTCACTGCAAAAATTTTAATTGTACAAACTTAAACAACAATGAAGATCCATTTATAACCATGGTTAAAAACTACcagatctttatttttaaaaataattttattacaagACTTATATTGTAAAATGTAGGTGAActtaatgggaagaaatgatgatgtttaacatcagttcagaaggttaaatgatttctttattataactatgttataatacattaatatactatataaaagaagatactaaaactGCATACTTACTTTCTTTAATTATCATATCTATTAACAACTTGTGACCTTGTTCTCAAGAGTTTAAACACAAGTAGATCTGATTAaccatcaggcccaaacaatctTCACTAGAATTTAATTAAGTAATCACTCttaagtaaataattttccaaGTACATtctacatgagaaaaacaaagagcagaaataaaaattgttttctctttctttctctctgtacaTCTCtataaaaaatcttaaaaaagagaaacatgtACTACTACAGACTTATTTAATCAATTCCAGTTTTAGACACAAACTCATTCTGATGACAGGCTGTTTTTTATCTCACTCACTAAGATAATTCAGCATCCTTTGAATCAGttgctttaattttttacaAGCTTTAATTTTAATAACAATTTAAAGCTGTTAAGTGTTCCATGCTTCTCAAAACTGCTGATTGAACTTTCATCTTTAAAAGTCTTGttccttttctgattttatttttcctatttttaattataatctcaaagaatcctagaatggtttgagagttgtaagggaccttaaagttcatctcattccttctgccaggagcagggacactttccactatcccaggttgctccaagccctgtacaacccagccttgaacatttccaggacaggagcagccagtttctctgcgcaacctgtgccagggcctccccaccctcacagggaagaattttttccttacatCTAATGTAAGTCTCTCCTCTTCAAATTTAGTACTGCTGCCTCTTGTCTTATAAATATCTGTCCGTGTAAAAAGTTGttcccctgttttttttcctataatttCAAGCACGAAACAACACAGTAAATACAGGCTGAATTGAACCTGCAGAAAACAGTCTCCAAAAATGCCTGAGTATTCCCTCTAAAATCTTCcttcaaataaaattatgtgtgtgtttatgtctACAGTGTTACTTGTACAAGTGTCTATTACAGCCTTCTCTTTAATGTCCTCAGGTGGATCTAAACGAGATGCCAAATCCCAAGTGTTTGTATACATCGCTGAACAAGTTCCCTGcttgaaagtaattttcaaactcgacttaataataaatatttctgcttagGCAAGAGCATGTAAAGCCGAAGTTTGTGTTCTGACAGACCACGCCGTGtcaggctggggaaaaaaaatcaaaaccaacacAACAAAGTAAGTCCACAGTGACCTGGACAAGGGGCAAAGAGGGGAGGAGGTGGAGTGGGGATGCGTGTTTCTGACCCTGGTTATCCTCTCTGGAATAGGGACAGCTCCATTGCAGAGGCGGATCgaccttttctttcctcctcaaTTCACCCCGCCTCGCCTTTCACGTGCGGAGCGCATCGGCAGCAGCCTCCGCACGGGACCGCCCTGGCCGAGCTCCCCAAGAGTCTGGGTTCGGGGGGGCGCCCTTACCATCCGTTGACTTCATTCTGGGAGTTGAGGCCGACCCCCAGCTCCACGAGCCGCCGCACCTCCTCCGCGTCGCCgagcgccgccgcctcccgcagCCGCTCCTGCCGCTCCCGCTCCGCCATCTCCCCGTAGCCGCCGCCCGCCTCCCGCAcccccgcggccgcgccgcgcctCCGCCGCTCCCCCCGCCGTGCTCCGGCGCGGGGGACACTATTGCCGGTGACAACCTGGCCCCGACAGCCGGTTCCGGGGCGCGGCCGCTGCCCGGGGACGGGCCAGTCCCGGGTAAATGTTTAATTGACATACAAATACATCGTACCTGCTGTCTCCTGCGCTGCTGATTGTTTTTGCGGGCCCTCGATTTATCATAGAGTGAATTATGGAATCATCGAGTGTTAAgtgttgggagggaccttatAAAGATAATTTCgttccaccccccccccccccccgccatgggcagggacagttTTCACTACACCAGTTTACTTAGAGGCCCCAATCAGCCTGGTattggacacttccaggggtgggcCATATTTCTAGTTCACTGAGTGTCTGTGGTAATTTaattaagattaattttatcCAGTGGTTTTACTCAAGGAAGGAAGAACTTTATGATAACCACTGTTGTGCAAAAACTTTCTGCTAAAGAGGCTAAATAGAAGGATTCAGAAAAACTGGGTTTGCCTGGTAACTGCACGAGGAGGTACTGAAGAGATTTTTAAGATTATGatgatttgggttgggaaggaacATAACACTCATCCCgttccaacctcctgccatgggcagggacaccatccGCTAGACCacgttgctccaagccccatccagcctggccttgaacacttccagagacgGGGTATCCAAACTTACAGTACATGCTTAACAATTATCAACTATTTTACAACAGTTTCTAATCTATTTTTGACAATGCCGCAGGGAGCTGGACATTAGCTGTCATGACACCTCACTGGGCAGGACCCCCTCTGTGTTGCACCCTCTGCCCCTCACGCGGAACCACACGCGACTGTGATGGTTCCGCGTTCCGGTATTTGTCCCGACTCCCCGTTCTTGCCTGCGTGCCACATGGCTGCTCGGGCTGGGCAGTACGGAAGCGCCGTGAGGGAGAGAAGCACGGCGGGCTTGGCGCGCGCGGTGCATTGTGGGCAGGGCCAGCTACCGCCGCCATTTTGTCTCCGTCAGGCGCGGCGCGGGCTGTCGGGGCGAGTCGGCCGAGCTGGTGTCTGGCGAGGGGGATTTGGCCCGCAGCTCACGATGATATCGGCCGCCCAGCTCCTCGATGAGCTCATGGGCCGGGACAGGAACCTGGCCCCCGATGAAAAGCGCAGCAACGTGCGGTGGGACCACGAGAGCGTGAGTGCAGCGGGGCcacctctctcctccctccttccctgctctcgCACACTGCGCGGAGCCGGGAGTTTGTCGGAGCGACATGGGCGTCTTCTCTTGGCCGGGGTCAACTGcgggaaggggggaaggggtGAGGTGCCGGCCAGAGCGGGGGTTCCGCGTGGGTTGTCGGGGTGCGGGTTGGGCCCTCCATGCTGGGCCTATATGGCGGCCTggggcgggccgggcctggcCGTGCGCGGAACAGCGCCGAGTCTCaccgaggaggaggaggaagatccTGACATAGCCGGGCTGTTATTGGGCTACCGGAGAGACAGGCCCGGTGTTTGAGTGTCTGCGGGGGAAGGCTGTGCCCGCCGTTAACGGGAACGGGGGtttgcagagagctgctggtggcGGAGGTCTCCTgtaggaaaacacaaaaataagaCGGCGGGGAGGTTAAAGGAATTCGACACTTCTGAGTGGAAGCTGCTGACTTGCACGAGAGGGGATGAGACAGATGTTCTGGTTTGGGAGATAAATGTATCTGGATATCTTCCTGAGGATGGTGttgggggaggaaaaagaagggcACGCGTGTACCGACTTTAATGTCTGGAGCTTGTACTACAAGGAAAAACCATAAGACTAGAAAGTGAGGATTTGGTTAAGAAAAGCTTTGTTCTTTCCATGTTTCCTCACTCAGAGGAATCTACCTGGGAGGGTAGGACGGACACTATTCTAAACAAGACTGTTGTTTGGGAGTACTTATCTACTGTTGTTAATATGATGTTCATTCGTTTTCTGCAATAAGTGGCCCAAACAAGACAgcgttgttgttgttgttattattaacTGAGGTTTCTCCAGTTGGTTGAACTTTAATGAATGACGAGTTAGTTTTGGCTATCATAGTTGAATTGTAAGttatttcaggaaaatgcagtggTACCTACAGAGTTTCtatagctgctgctgctttgggagaGATGAACActgatgaatttttaaattttattttctcccgTTCATGATGCCTTTTTTTCAATATGGTGTATGTTAAAAGAAAGTGTTGCAGTTACAAAAATTTATCACTTATGTTATAGGAATTCTGTGGTTTAAACTGTACATTTAGCTGCTCTGCCCTTAGCTTTTGCTTGGGATGTTGTTTATTTGGGTGGAGGGCGAAATGCTTGGGTTTGGCTGTTCTAAATTGTATCTTAATCAAAGACAAGATTTCATGTTTTTCTATGGGATTTAGATCATTATAAAGGAGGATAATACTTGTTTGAATTTGTTTGGAGTGGTTAAATTTGCATGATGTAAGTACCAATACCTATCTTACCTTGGTTTTTCAAGTGTGAGGAACCATGCTTCCcttgaaaaatgctgctgtgtaGGTAAGCAGTGCACATCAGTAAGAAATTGTGAGTTCAAGAAGTTTTCGTGACCTTGTTTATGTGTTTCTAGACTTagtttattaagaaaataattcagttggGTGTTTGGTTagatattttcctttgattGTGAATTTAAAATAAGGAGGACTTAGTGAAATACATGGAATACAAGGTGAATGGCTTGAGCCATGTTGGCCCAGGTAGAACAGACAAGGGGGATTGGTTTGGTTTATTCATTAAGGTGAGAAAGACTTCTTttcttggttggtttttgttttccccatcaTTCACTTTTAGTAAGTTCAGATTACCTACTTCATCTTCAAATGAACAAATTACCGagtattttcaatttttcttttcacttagAGGTTTAGGCTGAAGAGTTTGACTATAACCAAAGGACTCGGTCTCTAAGctgttctgttttgctgttttagaaacagcaaaaaCAGTCTCTCCTTCCCAGTCCTCTGACAGTTCAGAAAGCGAGAGCTGTCCTGTGTCCGAGAGCAGTGGGAAAGTTACAGGCTTAGGGTTGAGCTTTCAGTCCTGCAGgatctgctgctgtttgctctgcttctgcttttatttatgaTTGAATGCAACCTTTCTGCAAGGAATGTTTTCCTAGATTCCTGTAGTCAACTGATGAGTTCATAAACCCCAACAATTACTGCTGTTAAACATGTATCTCAGTTTGACTTCCTTTGTCACCTAAAGATTAAATTTGCAATGGTGACATGTTTTAAAAGACAGGAAATGCATATAAGGTTCAAATGGTAACATTAATTCCTCTGCCTGCTGTCCTGCTTTTCAGGTAAATACATCTGctaatgtaatttcttttgaGATTAGACATTGATCAGCATGCAACCTGCTCAATTGCCAGCATGTTGTATTGATCCCAAAGTGTAGGATTTTGTGTGCCATTTCATCAGTTTTGAACGTGGAAGATTATCACAAGAAGCTCATTTGTATTTAGCTTATTCTTTGGAGATTGCATCCATGTGTCTATCAGAAACTGGAAGGTGCAGTGAAATACAAGATGGAAGTGGAAAGTGTGGAAGCAGAGGGTGTGATAGCTCAGTGTGTGATTTATTTGCAGTGCCAATGAAACATGTAGATCATATATGATAAAAGCTTTTAGAGCTTAAGTTCTTACTATAAAACTTTGACATAATTAAAGCctttaatctttaaaaattgGAATTCCATTTGTGGTATATTTCAGTATGATGGCATGTCCTTAGGTGATCAGTCTCCTGGTTTTGgcaaaaaggctttgttttgtgtgcaggaagaaattattaGTATCATGTATTTTAGTCTTTCTGCTTACTATCATATCTGTAGACAAAGTATATTTCTTTATTGATTCATGCCTTCCTGCTTTAATATGCCACCTGCACAAAGCAAGTTCTTACAGAAATAGCAATTGCATAAGAATTCTGAGTTTGTTCTGTAGTACAAGACAGCACAGCATGGGCTGCCCTTTCTCCTGTAAGGTTTGAAATTTTGATACTTCTTCAAGGCAAACTCGGGGTTTTCAGAAAGTGGAGAGGGAGTAAGAGCTGTTAGAGACAAATGACTGTGAGCAGTCAGCTCTGATAATGCAGTTTCTCAAAATGTTGGTTTGTATTTGGAGTATGATGGGATTAATTTAGCTATTTATGATGTattctgcttttacttttaTAATGCCAGTGACCAAAATTGCTTTGTATCTAAGTAGAATTTAAGGACTTAATCCTCCAGGGGACGGAGGGAGAGATACTCTTCCTACAACAAATAACATTTATCTTTAAGAGTGGGTTCGGGAGAAGGGATGATGTTTGTTTGGGTGGGTAGGCATTGCTCTTAAAATGTCTGCTGCATGTGAGCTTTAATGGATTCAAAGAACTCAACTATGAGAAGGAATTTACTAGTTTTTGATGTGTAAGTCACAGTCTGC
This genomic window from Vidua chalybeata isolate OUT-0048 chromosome 19, bVidCha1 merged haplotype, whole genome shotgun sequence contains:
- the ANKRD40 gene encoding ankyrin repeat domain-containing protein 40 isoform X3, with the protein product MINRGPAKTISSAGDSRTCLHWACKRNHVAVVAYLLHAGADKDILTKKGERPAQLTSKREIRKMLGVEDELPDLKQDSNLPIIPNYLANPPFPYVYNTLSTSIPDPTLNGNLSHLEPQDTNSPSIPDLDTCGQARAPLQPGNAAPEAPSNRDIPPLSRGSAGPSHPSPVLQRAPVYQGSVSWGRSPSSSAGSNQSPPQQGNSSCTGPVPAFQPIFFTGAFPLNMQELVLKVRIQTPHLRENDFIEIELDRQELTYKELLRVSCHELGVNPEHVQKIRKLPNTILRKDKDVARLQDFQELELVLTSSEPEQCPCSCWGSPGLSPCAWNWGPSTASTCPGGCGR
- the ANKRD40 gene encoding ankyrin repeat domain-containing protein 40 isoform X4, coding for MAERERQERLREAAALGDAEEVRRLVELGVGLNSQNEVNGWTCLHWACKRNHVAVVAYLLHAGADKDILTKKGERPAQLTSKREIRKMLGVEDELPDLKQDSNLPIIPNYLANPPFPYVYNTLSTSIPDPTLNGNLSHLEPQDTNSPSIPDLDTCGQARAPLQPGNAAPEAPSNRDIPPLSRGSAGPSHPSPVLQRAPVYQGSVSWGRSPSSSAGSNQSPPQQGNSSCTGPVPAFQPIFFTGAFPLNMQELVLKVRIQTPHLRENDFIEIELDRQELTYKELLRVSCHELGVNPEHVQKIRKLPNTILRKDKDVARLQDFQELELVLTSSEPEQCPCSCWGSPGLSPCAWNWGPSTASTCPGGCGR
- the ANKRD40 gene encoding ankyrin repeat domain-containing protein 40 isoform X5 — encoded protein: MAERERQERLREAAALGDAEEVRRLVELGVGLNSQNEVNGWTCLHWACKRNHVAVVAYLLHAGADKDILTKKGERPAQLTSKREIRKMLGVEDELPDLKQDSNLPIIPNYLANPPFPYVYNTLSTSIPDPTLNGNLSHLEPQDTNSPSIPDLDTCGQARAPLQPGNAAPEAPSNRDIPPLSRGSAGPSHPSPVLQRAPVYQGSVSWGRSPSSSAGSNQSPPQQGNSSCTGPVPAFQPIFFTGAFPLNMQELVLKVRIQTPHLRENDFIEIELDRQELTYKELLRVSCHELGVNPEHVQKIRKLPNTILRKDKDVARLQDFQELELVLTVSDKNLLFRVPTLSEQSGYNKKASELMY
- the ANKRD40 gene encoding ankyrin repeat domain-containing protein 40 isoform X2, which produces MSIKHLPGTGPSPGSGRAPEPAVGARLSPAIVSPAPEHGGGSGGGAARPRGCGRRAAATGRWRSGSGRSGCGRRRRSATRRRCGGSWSWGSASTPRMKSTDVEDELPDLKQDSNLPIIPNYLANPPFPYVYNTLSTSIPDPTLNGNLSHLEPQDTNSPSIPDLDTCGQARAPLQPGNAAPEAPSNRDIPPLSRGSAGPSHPSPVLQRAPVYQGSVSWGRSPSSSAGSNQSPPQQGNSSCTGPVPAFQPIFFTGAFPLNMQELVLKVRIQTPHLRENDFIEIELDRQELTYKELLRVSCHELGVNPEHVQKIRKLPNTILRKSSEPEQCPCSCWGSPGLSPCAWNWGPSTASTCPGGCGR
- the ANKRD40 gene encoding ankyrin repeat domain-containing protein 40 isoform X1 — protein: MSIKHLPGTGPSPGSGRAPEPAVGARLSPAIVSPAPEHGGGSGGGAARPRGCGRRAAATGRWRSGSGRSGCGRRRRSATRRRCGGSWSWGSASTPRMKSTDVEDELPDLKQDSNLPIIPNYLANPPFPYVYNTLSTSIPDPTLNGNLSHLEPQDTNSPSIPDLDTCGQARAPLQPGNAAPEAPSNRDIPPLSRGSAGPSHPSPVLQRAPVYQGSVSWGRSPSSSAGSNQSPPQQGNSSCTGPVPAFQPIFFTGAFPLNMQELVLKVRIQTPHLRENDFIEIELDRQELTYKELLRVSCHELGVNPEHVQKIRKLPNTILRKDKDVARLQDFQELELVLTSSEPEQCPCSCWGSPGLSPCAWNWGPSTASTCPGGCGR